The region GTGTCAATGTCTGACCGCTTCAGGTAACCGACCAGATCGTTCTCGATGCTTTCAATCTCCACCACGTCGTCAATATCGTTGCAGTACCGCACTACCTCCGCCGCATAGGCGCGGCACAGCAGTGTGATCCTGACGCCGGGATTGAGCTGTTTCAGGCGCGCGGCCATCGGCAGCGTCAGAATGACGTCGCCAATATTGTCCTGGCGACTGATGAGAATGTGTTTGCTGGTAATGGGCATTTCTGTCGGCAGATCGGGTGGCGTAGTTCTGTTGATAAGAGCGAGGCTTATTTCGCAGCGCGCTTGCGCAAATAGCGGATATACCACTTCAGGCTTTCCAGCGGCCGTCCCTGGCGGTACATGAAGCGCGAGTGCATGCGCATTTCCTTGGTGTTCTTCGGTTCCGGGTCGAGCGGCATGTCGGCCCATGGCGTCAGCGACAAATACTTGCGGAACAGATGGCGGGCGTCGTGGCCGCTCCAGTCGGTCCAGGGTTTGACGGCACCGGCGAAGTGCACGAACACGGCCTTGCCGACCGGGCGCAGCGCGAACTTGTTGACGTTCAGGTCATGGATCAGGTCGTACAGGTAATTCCAGCGCGGCGAGATGTAGCGGGCGCGGCCGTTGAGCACGATATTGAGCGCATCCTGGTCGTTGAAGCGCATGTCGGTCTTGCTGTCGAGCAGCGCGTCGAGCGTCTGTTTGGTGATGTCTTCGCTGATCCACTTGTCGATGTTGATGAAGATCACGCCGCCATTGAAATACTCGTTGTGCTTCAGTCCCAGCGCGGCGACCCGGCGCTGCAGCGTTACCGGCGCGTCCGGCACCACCACGGCGATGTCGCCGCTGATGTCCATGTCGACCATTTCATCGAGCTTGTTGACGCACAGGATGTCGGCGTCGAGATACAGCACGCGGTCGGTCTGGCCCTTCAATACGGTCGGAATCACCAGCCGCGTGAAGATCGACAGCGAATAGTGGGAGTGGCCGATGAAGTGCGAAAACTGCGTGAACGAGTTCAGGTCGAGCAGGTGCAGCTGGGTGCTGACCGGGTACATGTCTTCCAGTTGCCTGAGGCGGCGCTGGTGATCCTCCGACACTTCAAACGCCAGGACGTGGAACGTGAAATGCTGGCCCGGATTGTTGTCGATGATGGACGAGATGGTGCCACCCATCGCGCGAAAATAATTGTTGTCGACGCAAAAGGCGATATGGAAGGATGGCTTGCCGTTGCTGCCCACGGGGGCGGCTTGCGGATTCACGGGTTGGTTCACGGACTGGTTCATGGGATCGCTTTCAATACTTGTTCGACGCTGACGGCCTTGACCCAGTCGCGGCGGCTGGGGGCGGTGATGACGGTGCTGTTGGCGCGATCGATCGGCACCCATTCCGGATTCTTCTGGCGCATCAACGCAATCACGGGTACGTGGACGGCGTTGGCTAGGTGCATGACGGCGGTTTCCACCGAAATGATCAGGTCGCAGCGTTCCAGGATGGCCGGGAGCTGGAAGAAATTCTCCTCGGCGCTGAACAGTTCGGTGCGTTCCAACTGGTAGCCGCTGATTATGGCGCGTGCGTGCTCGAGCTCTTGCGGCACCGCGTTGACGATGAAGCTGCTGTCGCGCCAGGCGTCCAGTTTCTTCATGCCGATGATCAGTTCGGCGACATGTTCCAGCGGCCAGCAGCGTTTTTTGGTCTTCGCGTAGGGATTGATGAACACCAGTTTGCCGCTTTGTCCCGACGCCGCTTTGGCATTCCAGGAAGTCAGCTTCTCTTGCGCGTAGTCGCGCCACTGCTGCGGAATATCGACGAACGGAAAGCGCTCGGCGGCGCCGACCTCGAGGCCGCTGAGCTGATGGAACCAGTGCGCATAGACGTCGCTGATGTGCTGCGGGTTGGCGCGGTCGACGCTGTACGGCGGGATCGCGGCGTTGAGCTTGCGGTAGGCCAGCTGGTGGTGCGGCTGGTAGAACTTGACGCGCTTCTTCATGCCGATCACCAGCCCGTCCGGGCTGATGCTGCGCGCCAGGCCGGCATACAGGTGCGGCCGCAGCGTCGCCAGCGACACCACGATGGGATAGTGTTCGCGTTGCGCTTCCTCAATCGACTCCTGATACAGCGCCGGACTGTAGGTGCGGGTGTAGATCTTGTCGAAGAACGGACAGGCCGCGACCCAGTCGTAGAGCGAATATTTTCCCAGGTGCTTCCATTGCGCCGGGTCGCTGGTGCGGCGAACTTCGTCAACCCACAGATGAACTTTCAGGTGCGGGTTGGCGCGCGCGAAAGCCTGGAAGAAATTCTGCAGGTAAGTGAAATCGCCCAGCGCCAGGTGGGCGATGAACAGGATCTTGTCCGACTTCTTCAGCAGCGCTGGCGGGATCAGTGTCTGAGGTGTCTGGGGCATGGATAACGGTTGTTGTTATTGACGCGAAATCAGTCGGCTTGTTGGGAAAATTGCAGGCGGTAGAGATTGGCGTACACGCTCTCGTTGGCCAGCAACTGCTGATGACTGCCGACTTCGACGATCTGACCGTGCGACAGCACGACGATGCGGTCGGCGCGTTCGATGGTCGACAGGCGGTGGGCGATGACGAAGGTGGTGCGGCCTTCCATCAACCGGTCCAGCGCGGCTTGCACGGCGCGCTCGGATTCGGTGTCGAGCGCCGAGGTGGCTTCGTCGAGGATCAGGATCGGCGCGTCCTTGTAGATCGCGCGCGCAATCGCCACGCGCTGGCGCTGTCCGCCGGACAGGCGCGAACCGTTGTCGCCGATGCGGGTTTCCAGGCCTTCCTGCATGCCTTCCACGACATCGGTCAGATGCGCGGCGACCACCGCCGCGCGTACGCGCTCAGCATCGGGCCGGGCGTCGCCGTAGGCAATGTTGGCCGCCAGCGTGTCGTCGAACAGTACGGTGTTCTGGCTGACCATGGCGATTTGCCGGCGCAGGCTGGTCAGAGAAATCGACTCGATCGGCTTGCCGTCGAGCAGGATCTCGCCGCCTGTTGCAGAGTAGAAGCCGGGAATCAGGCTCACCAGCGTCGACTTGCCGCCGCCGGACATGCCGACGAAGGCGATGGTCTCGCCCGGTTGCACCCTCAGGTTGATGTTTTGCAGCGCCAGCTGGGAATGGCCGGGGTAGGAGAAATTGACGTTGACCAGTTCCAGCTTGCCGGTGCTGCGTGCCGACAGCGTTTCGCCGCCGGTGCGTTCGATGGGCTTGTCGATCAGGATATAGACTTCTTCCGCCGCCGCCATGCCGCGTTGCAGCGGGCCGTTGATTTCCGCCAGTTGCTTGAGCGGCGCCAGCAGCATCAGCATCGCGGTCAGGAAGGAGACGAAGCCACCGACCGTGATCTGGCCGTTGCCGGACTGGATCAGCGCCATGACGATCACGATCGCCACCGCGCAGGCGGTCATCAGTTGCGTGATCGGCACCGTGGCCGAAAATGCGGTGGTCATGCGCATGGTGTAGCGGCGCAGGTTTTCGGCGCGCTCGTGGAAGCGGCCCTTCTCGTAGTCATGGCCGCCGAACACCTTGATGACTTGCTGGGCGCGGGTGGTTTCTTCGATGACCTGGGTCAGTTCGGCGTTGACCGCGAGCGAATCGCGATTGAGCTTCTTGAGGCGCTTGCCGGTGGTGCGCACGACGATGGTCACCAGCGGCAGCAGCACCAGCGTGACAATGGTCAGCACCCAGTTCAGGTACAGCAGCCAGGCCAGCAGACCCAGCACCGTCAGCGCCGAGCGCACGATGGAAGTGAACACCTTGGTCACCATGTCGATGATCTGCTGTACTTCGAACATCATCGAGTTGATCACCTTGCCGACGGTGTTGGTGGCGTAGAAGTTGACCGGCAGGTCGAGCATGCGCGCAAACATCTGGCGGCGCAGTTCGTTGAGAATGCGGGTCGACACCCAGGTCATCATGTACGAGCTGGTGAACGTCGCGATGCCGCGGATGAAGAAGATGCCGATCACCGCCACCGGCACCAGCCACAGCGAGAAGGCCGGTTTGCCGACAAAGCCCTTGTCCAGCAGCACCTGGAAGATATACGGCACCACCGGTTCGGTGGCCGCCGTGACAATCATGGCCAGGAACGCGATGGCGAGGCGTTTCTTGTAAGGCCAGTGCAAGGCGGCGAGCCTCTTCATGTTGTGCGACAAAAGCATGTTGTTCCTTACTGATTGCTGCAAATGAAAACGGTCTCCGA is a window of Herbaspirillum hiltneri N3 DNA encoding:
- a CDS encoding glycosyltransferase family 8 protein; amino-acid sequence: MNQSVNQPVNPQAAPVGSNGKPSFHIAFCVDNNYFRAMGGTISSIIDNNPGQHFTFHVLAFEVSEDHQRRLRQLEDMYPVSTQLHLLDLNSFTQFSHFIGHSHYSLSIFTRLVIPTVLKGQTDRVLYLDADILCVNKLDEMVDMDISGDIAVVVPDAPVTLQRRVAALGLKHNEYFNGGVIFINIDKWISEDITKQTLDALLDSKTDMRFNDQDALNIVLNGRARYISPRWNYLYDLIHDLNVNKFALRPVGKAVFVHFAGAVKPWTDWSGHDARHLFRKYLSLTPWADMPLDPEPKNTKEMRMHSRFMYRQGRPLESLKWYIRYLRKRAAK
- a CDS encoding glycosyltransferase family 9 protein; its protein translation is MPQTPQTLIPPALLKKSDKILFIAHLALGDFTYLQNFFQAFARANPHLKVHLWVDEVRRTSDPAQWKHLGKYSLYDWVAACPFFDKIYTRTYSPALYQESIEEAQREHYPIVVSLATLRPHLYAGLARSISPDGLVIGMKKRVKFYQPHHQLAYRKLNAAIPPYSVDRANPQHISDVYAHWFHQLSGLEVGAAERFPFVDIPQQWRDYAQEKLTSWNAKAASGQSGKLVFINPYAKTKKRCWPLEHVAELIIGMKKLDAWRDSSFIVNAVPQELEHARAIISGYQLERTELFSAEENFFQLPAILERCDLIISVETAVMHLANAVHVPVIALMRQKNPEWVPIDRANSTVITAPSRRDWVKAVSVEQVLKAIP
- the msbA gene encoding lipid A export permease/ATP-binding protein MsbA, whose protein sequence is MKRLAALHWPYKKRLAIAFLAMIVTAATEPVVPYIFQVLLDKGFVGKPAFSLWLVPVAVIGIFFIRGIATFTSSYMMTWVSTRILNELRRQMFARMLDLPVNFYATNTVGKVINSMMFEVQQIIDMVTKVFTSIVRSALTVLGLLAWLLYLNWVLTIVTLVLLPLVTIVVRTTGKRLKKLNRDSLAVNAELTQVIEETTRAQQVIKVFGGHDYEKGRFHERAENLRRYTMRMTTAFSATVPITQLMTACAVAIVIVMALIQSGNGQITVGGFVSFLTAMLMLLAPLKQLAEINGPLQRGMAAAEEVYILIDKPIERTGGETLSARSTGKLELVNVNFSYPGHSQLALQNINLRVQPGETIAFVGMSGGGKSTLVSLIPGFYSATGGEILLDGKPIESISLTSLRRQIAMVSQNTVLFDDTLAANIAYGDARPDAERVRAAVVAAHLTDVVEGMQEGLETRIGDNGSRLSGGQRQRVAIARAIYKDAPILILDEATSALDTESERAVQAALDRLMEGRTTFVIAHRLSTIERADRIVVLSHGQIVEVGSHQQLLANESVYANLYRLQFSQQAD